A section of the Thermotoga caldifontis AZM44c09 genome encodes:
- a CDS encoding redoxin domain-containing protein — MKKLAEFSLMDDTDRSFNNQNLLGDYWVIYFYPKAGTSGCAMEAQQFNELFDEFDGHIVAVSPDSVQALASFRKKYGLKFVLLSDPKRELAEKLGIVKDGKLIRSTFIIDPWGRIRKEWIGVKIDGHAREVLEAYRKIKEEDFSINPSILQRRAFRGLRTDPIEDEKLFRLFEAAHLAPSCANKQPWRFLVVRTRENLEKLHEALPGGNYWMRYAPVIVIVHTKDEFDCQLSDNRNYAWFDTGLAVGFLLIQATQMGLVAHPVAGYDPIKVKESFGIDGSIVTLIAIGKWGKFDQLNEKHLEAEKSPRNRVPLSQVVKFV, encoded by the coding sequence ATGAAAAAGTTGGCGGAATTTTCTCTCATGGATGACACCGATCGTTCCTTCAACAACCAGAACCTTCTTGGAGACTACTGGGTGATCTATTTCTATCCGAAAGCCGGAACTTCGGGCTGCGCCATGGAAGCACAGCAGTTCAACGAGCTCTTCGATGAGTTCGACGGTCACATCGTGGCAGTTTCCCCAGACTCCGTTCAAGCACTGGCTTCTTTCAGAAAAAAGTACGGTTTGAAGTTCGTCCTGCTCTCCGATCCAAAGCGAGAGCTGGCGGAAAAACTCGGAATCGTGAAGGATGGAAAGCTGATCCGCTCGACGTTCATCATCGATCCGTGGGGAAGGATCAGAAAGGAATGGATCGGCGTGAAGATCGACGGTCACGCACGGGAGGTACTCGAAGCCTACAGAAAAATCAAGGAAGAGGATTTTTCGATCAACCCTTCGATCCTTCAAAGAAGGGCCTTTCGCGGTTTGAGAACCGATCCCATCGAAGATGAAAAACTTTTCAGACTCTTCGAAGCTGCGCATCTTGCCCCGTCCTGTGCGAACAAACAGCCTTGGAGGTTTCTGGTAGTGAGAACGAGGGAAAACCTTGAAAAGTTACACGAAGCGTTGCCCGGGGGCAATTACTGGATGAGGTACGCACCGGTGATAGTGATCGTCCACACGAAGGACGAATTCGATTGCCAGCTGAGCGACAACAGGAACTACGCGTGGTTCGACACGGGTCTGGCCGTTGGCTTCCTTCTGATCCAGGCGACACAGATGGGCCTGGTAGCACACCCCGTGGCTGGCTACGATCCCATCAAGGTGAAGGAATCGTTCGGCATAGACGGGAGCATCGTGACGCTGATCGCCATCGGGAAGTGGGGAAAGTTCGATCAGCTGAACGAAAAGCATCTCGAAGCCGAGAAAAGCCCGAGGAACAGAGTGCCGCTCTCACAGGTGGTGAAGTTCGTTTGA
- a CDS encoding thiamine pyrophosphate-dependent enzyme, with product MFRPEDYDIPNTDIAWCPGCGNFGIIRALKTALAQLNIPPQKVVIVSGIGQAAKTPQYVKAHMFNGLHGRSLPAAVAIKMVNPELVVIAESGDGCTYGEGGNHFIHTIRRNPDITNIVHNNQIYGLTKGQASPTTPRGQVTTLQIDGVYVDPFNPIAVAVALDASFVARTFSGYLDLTIEIFKQAIQHRGYALVDVFQPCVSFNKVNTYEWYRQNTYILPDSYDPTDRELAFKVASETGKFALGIIYKNPNKPIFEEQLIPYRNDKTPVALRGLEV from the coding sequence ATGTTCAGACCTGAAGATTACGACATCCCAAACACAGACATCGCGTGGTGCCCTGGCTGTGGAAACTTCGGCATCATACGCGCGTTGAAAACGGCTCTCGCTCAGCTGAACATACCGCCACAGAAGGTCGTCATCGTGTCTGGAATAGGGCAGGCAGCGAAGACGCCACAGTACGTGAAGGCTCACATGTTCAACGGGCTACACGGTAGGTCCTTACCGGCGGCCGTTGCGATAAAGATGGTCAACCCGGAACTGGTCGTGATCGCGGAGAGTGGTGATGGCTGCACGTACGGTGAGGGAGGAAACCACTTCATCCACACGATCAGGAGGAACCCAGACATAACCAACATCGTGCACAACAACCAGATATACGGCCTCACCAAGGGGCAGGCGTCTCCCACCACGCCGAGGGGACAGGTCACCACACTCCAGATCGACGGTGTGTACGTCGATCCTTTCAATCCCATAGCCGTCGCTGTGGCCTTGGACGCATCCTTCGTGGCGCGCACCTTCTCAGGTTACCTCGATCTGACGATTGAGATATTCAAGCAAGCGATCCAGCACAGAGGTTACGCCTTGGTGGACGTGTTTCAGCCGTGCGTTTCCTTCAACAAGGTGAACACCTACGAGTGGTACAGGCAGAACACCTACATACTCCCGGACAGTTACGATCCTACGGACAGAGAACTGGCATTCAAGGTTGCGAGTGAAACTGGAAAATTCGCGCTCGGTATCATTTACAAAAATCCGAACAAACCGATCTTCGAAGAACAGCTGATTCCCTACAGGAACGACAAAACTCCCGTTGCTCTGAGGGGGTTGGAGGTATGA
- a CDS encoding sensor domain-containing diguanylate cyclase: protein MRNILKKFAIIAAYTSIFIALLFVARKNYLLYHSIIEFFAIFTGLSISLVSFATRGFNQNRIFMKFGIVYLFVPIVDFLHTLAYKGMGVFRNWTANQPTQFWIAGRSLEVLGFFLILFFPKITERALFFLFGPLTAFLISAVWFGFFPDCFVEGSGLTVFKIAMEYLMVSVLLLVLIKCMRSRDTSISVLRRSIVSAIVFTILGELSFTLYVDVYGFFNFLGHVFRFVSYLVILNGVIVNSLKDPVQSLLLELNREREHLEEVARRDTLTNLFNRAHFNEWIQRQTKHAALCKIPLSFIMIDVDDFKKINDSFGHITGDEVLKTVARCIASSIRSSDFAARYGGDEFIVVLHDASEKQAEQIAQRIREKVAVSKELGLNVDISYGVAELEPGADHLKVLQKADEAMYRMKKAKKAPLDIQG, encoded by the coding sequence TTGAGAAATATCCTTAAAAAGTTTGCGATCATCGCTGCGTATACGTCGATCTTCATTGCTTTGCTTTTTGTCGCCCGGAAGAACTATCTGCTGTACCATTCGATCATAGAGTTCTTTGCGATATTCACGGGCTTGTCGATCAGTCTGGTCTCCTTCGCGACGCGCGGGTTCAACCAGAACAGGATCTTCATGAAGTTTGGAATCGTTTATCTCTTCGTTCCGATCGTTGACTTTCTCCACACGCTCGCGTACAAAGGGATGGGTGTTTTTCGAAACTGGACTGCAAACCAACCCACCCAGTTCTGGATAGCGGGCAGATCGCTCGAGGTACTGGGGTTCTTTCTCATCCTGTTCTTTCCAAAAATCACCGAACGGGCACTGTTCTTTCTGTTTGGTCCACTGACGGCGTTCTTGATTTCGGCAGTTTGGTTTGGATTCTTTCCGGATTGTTTCGTTGAAGGTTCTGGGCTCACAGTTTTCAAGATAGCTATGGAATACCTCATGGTCTCTGTCCTTCTGCTCGTACTGATCAAGTGCATGAGAAGCAGGGATACTTCAATTTCTGTGCTTCGAAGGTCAATCGTATCGGCGATCGTCTTCACGATCCTCGGTGAGCTTTCCTTCACGCTGTACGTGGACGTCTATGGCTTTTTCAACTTCCTCGGCCACGTGTTCAGGTTCGTCTCTTACCTGGTGATTTTGAACGGCGTGATCGTGAATTCGTTGAAGGATCCTGTTCAGTCCCTGCTTTTAGAGCTCAACAGAGAAAGAGAACATCTCGAGGAAGTGGCGCGCCGTGACACCCTCACGAACCTTTTCAACAGGGCACACTTCAACGAGTGGATCCAGAGACAGACCAAGCATGCCGCACTCTGTAAGATTCCACTGTCCTTCATCATGATCGATGTTGACGATTTCAAAAAGATCAACGATTCTTTCGGGCACATCACCGGTGATGAGGTGCTCAAGACCGTCGCCAGGTGCATCGCCAGTTCGATCCGTTCCTCCGATTTCGCCGCGCGTTACGGTGGGGACGAGTTCATCGTCGTGCTCCACGATGCCAGTGAAAAGCAGGCTGAACAGATCGCTCAGAGGATAAGAGAAAAAGTCGCGGTTTCGAAAGAACTTGGGTTGAACGTGGACATCAGCTACGGTGTGGCTGAACTTGAGCCGGGTGCCGATCATTTGAAGGTCCTTCAGAAAGCGGACGAGGCGATGTACCGGATGAAGAAGGCGAAGAAAGCCCCCTTGGACATCCAGGGTTGA
- a CDS encoding metallophosphoesterase family protein, translating into MLLAFLGDVHANLEALMAVLEDIERRKVDEVYCLGDLVGYGPDPEEVVREIEKRSIKSIMGNYDDAVGHSKSSCGCSYSPGRETEVGDISLNWTIEHTSEEVKRFLRALPKRLSFEVEHVKFLLVHGSPLNELLEYIKPDTPADRLREIVQAVSEDIVVMGHTHLPMVKYAFGKLLVNPGSVGRPKDADPRASYMIARVEKGVVQFELVRVAYDVKKTIEKIVSRDLPLELATVLALGQSFNMGRGKVDFSLNL; encoded by the coding sequence ATGCTCCTCGCCTTTCTGGGTGACGTTCACGCCAACCTGGAGGCGCTGATGGCCGTTCTCGAAGACATCGAAAGAAGGAAAGTGGACGAAGTCTACTGTCTCGGGGACCTTGTCGGGTACGGTCCCGATCCCGAAGAGGTGGTTAGAGAGATCGAAAAAAGAAGTATCAAAAGCATCATGGGAAACTACGACGATGCGGTCGGCCATTCTAAGAGCAGCTGCGGTTGCAGTTACTCTCCAGGGAGAGAAACGGAAGTTGGAGACATCTCGCTGAACTGGACCATAGAACACACTTCCGAAGAGGTGAAAAGGTTTCTGCGAGCCCTTCCGAAAAGACTTTCTTTCGAAGTGGAGCACGTGAAGTTCCTCCTGGTCCATGGAAGTCCCCTGAACGAGCTGCTCGAATACATCAAACCGGATACACCTGCGGACAGGTTGAGAGAGATCGTTCAGGCCGTTTCTGAGGACATCGTCGTGATGGGACACACCCATCTTCCCATGGTGAAGTACGCCTTTGGAAAACTGCTCGTGAATCCGGGAAGCGTGGGACGACCGAAAGATGCAGACCCGAGGGCCTCTTACATGATCGCACGTGTGGAAAAAGGCGTGGTGCAGTTCGAACTGGTGAGGGTCGCCTACGATGTGAAGAAGACGATCGAGAAGATCGTGAGCCGTGATCTTCCGTTAGAACTCGCAACGGTGCTGGCCCTGGGTCAGAGTTTCAACATGGGCCGTGGAAAGGTCGACTTCTCTCTGAATCTGTGA
- a CDS encoding FprA family A-type flavoprotein — protein MVKVWIEKVLTDPEVYLLRIDDGEIKYFEASWDIPEGISYNAYLVKLNGANVLIDGWKKNYSNDFLKALSSLIDPKDITHIIVNHSEPDHSGTLPDVLNANKNKAKVIASNFAKKLLESFYGITNVEAVSDDQQMRIGEKTFRFVMTPWLHWPDTMVTYLEGVLFGCDVGGGYSLPAAIDDSDERIVEEYLPYVTKYIVTVIGHYKSYIVEGAKKLSNLDIKVLLPGHGLIWKKDPQRLLQHYVNVANGVAQEKKILVVYDSMYGFVENVMNRVLGVLKEKGYNLVVHRFTDQHDSPLSEILKDVPDSRALVFGVSTYEADIHPKMRYVLYEIMDKANYEKPVLFFGVHGWAASVELTVKKILKDSKFKFVSFVETKGGRVDEERMKQAMEGFLKELE, from the coding sequence ATGGTGAAGGTTTGGATCGAAAAGGTTCTCACCGATCCAGAGGTTTATCTTCTGAGGATCGACGATGGAGAGATCAAATACTTCGAGGCCAGCTGGGACATTCCAGAAGGTATCAGTTACAACGCTTACCTTGTGAAACTGAACGGTGCAAACGTTTTGATCGACGGCTGGAAGAAGAACTACAGCAACGATTTCCTCAAGGCACTTTCAAGCCTCATCGATCCAAAGGACATCACACACATCATCGTCAACCACAGTGAGCCGGACCACAGCGGAACGCTTCCTGACGTACTGAACGCGAACAAGAACAAAGCGAAGGTGATCGCTTCGAACTTCGCCAAGAAACTCCTCGAAAGCTTTTACGGCATCACGAACGTGGAGGCGGTCTCGGACGACCAGCAGATGCGGATCGGCGAGAAAACCTTCCGTTTCGTCATGACGCCCTGGCTGCACTGGCCAGACACGATGGTGACCTACCTGGAGGGAGTTCTGTTCGGCTGCGACGTTGGAGGAGGTTATTCGTTACCAGCAGCCATCGACGATTCGGACGAAAGGATCGTGGAGGAGTACCTCCCGTACGTGACCAAATACATCGTGACCGTGATAGGACATTACAAAAGCTACATCGTGGAGGGCGCGAAGAAATTATCGAACCTCGACATAAAAGTCTTGTTACCCGGCCACGGACTGATATGGAAAAAAGATCCTCAAAGACTTCTGCAACACTACGTGAACGTCGCAAACGGCGTGGCTCAGGAAAAGAAGATCCTTGTCGTTTACGACTCCATGTACGGTTTCGTCGAGAACGTGATGAACAGAGTCCTGGGCGTGTTGAAAGAAAAAGGTTACAACCTTGTCGTTCACAGATTCACCGATCAACACGACTCTCCCCTGAGCGAAATCCTGAAAGATGTGCCTGACAGTCGCGCGCTCGTGTTCGGTGTTTCGACGTACGAAGCCGACATCCATCCCAAGATGAGGTACGTCCTCTACGAGATCATGGACAAGGCGAACTACGAGAAACCCGTGCTCTTTTTCGGCGTTCATGGCTGGGCGGCGTCCGTTGAACTCACGGTGAAAAAAATTCTGAAAGATTCAAAATTCAAGTTCGTGTCCTTCGTCGAAACGAAAGGCGGCAGAGTCGACGAAGAAAGAATGAAGCAGGCGATGGAAGGATTTTTGAAGGAGCTGGAGTGA